A portion of the Candidatus Pristimantibacillus lignocellulolyticus genome contains these proteins:
- a CDS encoding pro-sigmaK processing inhibitor BofA family protein, giving the protein MKLIWIVMFAISSLALIVVLMRNQLSRLSLKKVIVHWIIAATVLFLMNYFEFIEPYALPINPLTIGTTAVLGLPGIALLMGTQYLIG; this is encoded by the coding sequence ATGAAGCTAATATGGATTGTTATGTTTGCTATTTCTAGCTTAGCGCTCATCGTAGTGCTTATGCGTAATCAATTATCAAGGTTGAGTTTAAAGAAAGTTATTGTACATTGGATAATTGCTGCGACGGTATTATTCCTAATGAACTATTTTGAATTCATAGAACCGTATGCATTGCCTATTAATCCATTGACGATTGGCACTACTGCAGTATTAGGATTACCAGGCATTGCTTTGCTTATGGGGACTCAGTATCTAATTGGATAA
- a CDS encoding DUF2508 family protein, which produces MNKHEVDKDTVSISQWNETEPMSKEMVIEVDKLRVEIKESLSQWRSAERHFQYACGHDEVELAIYSLMAAEQKYRMLLNRARKIDINWSKVKGYVI; this is translated from the coding sequence ATGAACAAACATGAGGTAGACAAGGATACTGTATCGATAAGTCAGTGGAATGAAACAGAACCGATGAGTAAAGAAATGGTTATTGAGGTAGACAAGCTTCGCGTAGAGATTAAAGAATCACTTTCCCAATGGAGATCAGCTGAACGACATTTTCAATATGCATGCGGACATGATGAAGTTGAACTAGCGATATATTCGTTAATGGCTGCAGAACAGAAATATCGTATGTTATTGAACAGAGCGAGAAAGATTGATATTAACTGGTCGAAAGTGAAAGGGTATGTTATATGA
- the recR gene encoding recombination mediator RecR yields MYYPEPIAKLIDSFTRLPGIGPKTAARLAFHVLRMKEDEVIDFAKALVSVKRNLFYCSICCNITDTDPCRICQDKSRNSEVICIVQESKDLIAMERMKEFDGYYHVLQGAISPMEGIGPDQIRIAELLKRLGDETVQELILATNPNIEGEATAMYISRLVKPFGIKVTRIAHGLPVGGDLEYADEVTLSKALEGRRELF; encoded by the coding sequence GTGTATTATCCAGAGCCAATAGCCAAGCTTATAGATTCCTTTACTCGTTTGCCTGGAATAGGTCCGAAGACAGCTGCGCGCCTAGCGTTTCATGTGTTACGCATGAAAGAGGATGAAGTTATTGATTTCGCTAAAGCTCTTGTGAGTGTAAAGCGTAATCTGTTCTATTGTTCTATTTGCTGTAATATAACGGATACAGACCCTTGCCGTATTTGTCAGGATAAGAGTAGAAACAGTGAAGTTATTTGTATTGTGCAAGAATCTAAAGATCTTATTGCAATGGAACGAATGAAGGAATTCGATGGCTACTATCATGTATTACAAGGCGCGATTTCTCCTATGGAAGGAATCGGACCTGATCAAATTAGAATTGCTGAACTGTTGAAACGTCTAGGCGATGAAACTGTTCAGGAACTAATACTAGCGACGAATCCTAATATTGAAGGTGAAGCTACAGCGATGTATATTTCAAGATTAGTCAAGCCTTTCGGGATTAAAGTAACTCGAATTGCGCATGGTTTACCTGTAGGTGGAGACTTGGAATATGCTGACGAAGTGACTTTATCTAAGGCCCTTGAAGGACGTCGTGAATTGTTTTAA
- a CDS encoding YbaB/EbfC family nucleoid-associated protein — protein MNNMNQMMKQVKKMQAQMLKAQEELETKTVEGSAGGGVVTVTISGHKKLLNIAISPEAVDPEDIEMLQDLVVTAVNDALTKAEELANQDMGKYTGGMKIPGLF, from the coding sequence ATGAATAATATGAACCAAATGATGAAACAAGTTAAAAAAATGCAAGCACAAATGCTTAAAGCACAAGAGGAACTTGAAACAAAAACAGTTGAAGGAAGTGCTGGTGGTGGTGTTGTAACGGTTACAATTAGCGGTCACAAAAAACTGCTTAATATTGCAATTAGTCCAGAAGCTGTTGATCCAGAAGATATTGAAATGTTACAAGATCTTGTTGTAACAGCTGTTAACGATGCTCTTACAAAAGCAGAAGAACTAGCTAACCAGGATATGGGTAAGTACACTGGCGGAATGAAGATTCCAGGTCTATTCTAA
- the dnaX gene encoding DNA polymerase III subunit gamma/tau has translation MSHIALYRSWRPQMFKDMVGQQHIIQTLQNAIREQRVSHAYLFNGPRGTGKTTTAKVLAKAVNCEHGPSIEPCNQCDNCIGITEGHIMDVVEIDAASNRGIDEIRDIRDKVRYAPTEVRFKVYIIDEVHMLTAEAFNALLKTLEEPPPHVIFILATTEPHKLPATIISRCQRFDFRQVSTSEQVERLQEICEEEGIEATNEALAYIARLSEGGMRDAISLLEQTAAFADRNITLEAAVDVTGGIAAEQFYQLAEAIKERDVSKMLPLVEGLMQGGKSPDKCMENLIYYFRDLLVLKLAPQGNAATERIVDHERFIQMAESYSPESLFSMIETLNHYQQELRHAAQPQTLLEVALLKLCSTSQSSSGVQGGASAASSHEIVELRQHVQKLEGKLAQLMKQGIQATPAASNATDRTVTRKSFTSTGVNRPKIKLDQYVVAASSQETNQARMNWSDVLMRVKDRKVTVHAWLRDSELVSAVDQQLLLTFKNEIHRETTEKPTHRELIEQVSQEVLGKPYQLVTVMLKDWQNAMEGTSQSPTEALELEPEDISINETKQQPIWIEEAVKLFGEDLVVVTDK, from the coding sequence GTGTCACATATAGCTCTATATCGTTCTTGGCGTCCGCAGATGTTCAAGGATATGGTCGGACAACAGCATATTATACAGACGCTACAAAATGCGATACGTGAACAACGTGTTTCACATGCATATTTGTTCAACGGCCCTCGTGGTACTGGTAAGACAACAACTGCTAAAGTATTGGCGAAGGCTGTCAATTGTGAACATGGTCCATCTATCGAACCTTGTAATCAATGTGATAATTGTATTGGAATAACAGAAGGACATATTATGGATGTTGTTGAAATCGATGCGGCATCAAATCGTGGTATTGATGAAATTCGTGATATACGCGATAAAGTAAGATATGCTCCTACGGAAGTTCGATTTAAGGTTTATATTATCGATGAGGTTCATATGTTAACTGCAGAAGCATTCAATGCACTTCTGAAGACATTGGAAGAACCGCCTCCACATGTTATATTCATATTAGCAACAACGGAACCACATAAGTTGCCTGCTACAATTATTTCACGTTGTCAGCGCTTTGATTTTAGGCAGGTTTCTACTTCAGAGCAGGTTGAGCGACTTCAAGAGATTTGTGAAGAAGAAGGTATTGAAGCGACTAATGAAGCACTCGCTTATATTGCACGATTATCAGAAGGTGGCATGCGTGACGCTATCAGCTTATTAGAGCAGACGGCTGCCTTTGCTGATCGCAATATTACATTAGAAGCTGCAGTAGATGTCACAGGCGGTATTGCTGCTGAACAATTTTATCAATTAGCAGAAGCGATCAAGGAGCGGGATGTATCGAAAATGCTGCCACTTGTTGAGGGGCTTATGCAAGGTGGTAAAAGTCCAGATAAGTGCATGGAGAATCTTATTTATTACTTCCGTGACTTGTTAGTGTTAAAACTTGCCCCGCAAGGTAATGCAGCTACTGAAAGAATCGTAGATCATGAAAGATTTATACAGATGGCAGAGTCGTATAGCCCAGAATCATTGTTTAGTATGATTGAAACATTGAATCATTATCAACAAGAGTTACGCCATGCTGCTCAGCCGCAAACACTTTTGGAAGTTGCACTCTTAAAACTTTGTTCAACTTCGCAATCTAGTAGTGGTGTTCAAGGTGGTGCTTCAGCTGCAAGTAGCCACGAGATTGTAGAACTACGACAACATGTGCAAAAGTTAGAGGGTAAATTAGCCCAGCTAATGAAGCAAGGAATACAAGCTACGCCAGCTGCATCGAATGCAACCGATCGAACAGTCACACGTAAATCATTTACGAGTACGGGCGTCAATCGTCCGAAAATTAAATTAGACCAATATGTTGTTGCAGCTAGTTCACAAGAGACTAATCAAGCTCGAATGAACTGGAGCGATGTGTTAATGCGAGTGAAAGATCGTAAAGTGACTGTGCATGCTTGGTTGAGAGATAGTGAACTAGTATCTGCAGTTGATCAACAATTGTTATTAACGTTCAAAAATGAAATCCATCGCGAAACAACGGAAAAACCAACTCATCGAGAATTAATTGAACAAGTATCCCAAGAAGTACTGGGTAAGCCTTACCAATTGGTTACCGTCATGCTCAAGGACTGGCAAAATGCTATGGAAGGGACATCACAATCTCCGACAGAAGCATTAGAGCTAGAGCCTGAGGATATTTCTATAAATGAAACTAAGCAACAACCGATCTGGATCGAAGAAGCTGTAAAGTTATTTGGTGAAGATCTAGTTGTGGTAACAGACAAATAA
- the rpmE gene encoding 50S ribosomal protein L31, with protein sequence MKQGIHPTYHAVTATCSCGNTFETGSIKSTLKVEVCSACHPFFTGKQKFLDAGGRVDRFKKKYGI encoded by the coding sequence ATGAAACAAGGTATTCATCCGACATACCACGCCGTTACAGCAACTTGCTCTTGTGGCAACACTTTCGAAACAGGTTCGATTAAATCGACTCTTAAAGTAGAAGTTTGTTCCGCATGCCACCCATTCTTCACGGGTAAGCAAAAGTTCCTGGATGCAGGCGGTCGTGTAGATCGTTTCAAAAAGAAATACGGTATCTAA
- a CDS encoding radical SAM protein translates to MNLVYADEQGNVYDHPDYIALARSGDMIVEIMEDELIPLPDGATLVSLPFSKPIALDPDTGEMQVIGDGAQAVGALLPQGYTRLNIPGYVKSDPNEKFPLFGYTAVVWKDGEFYVTAEQCDEPERWDPENCDRDELKIEVDRLLTTYPENRLYKHLSNCALEYECLTASNTFLNRWEGGVPVSFSCNAGCFGCISEQPDDSGFVAPQTRMNFKPQVDEVAQVMLEHLKHPDSIISFGQGCEGEPSTQVKIIVEAMKQVRSQTNQGYININTNAGITDFIRAIVDEGLDLMRVSTISAVEEHYNAYYRPRGYTLQNVEKSLIYAAEQGVYTSINYLIFPGVTDREEEIEAMIDFCKRTKLKMIQMRNLNIDPESYLNLIPKAKGEIYGMKQMLQIFREELPDVVIGSYTHVPPEGFRRK, encoded by the coding sequence ATGAATCTCGTATATGCAGATGAACAAGGAAATGTATATGATCATCCAGATTATATTGCGTTAGCTAGAAGTGGCGATATGATTGTGGAGATTATGGAGGATGAATTAATCCCCTTACCTGATGGAGCGACACTTGTTAGTCTGCCATTCAGTAAGCCTATTGCACTTGATCCAGATACAGGTGAAATGCAAGTTATAGGTGATGGAGCACAGGCGGTAGGAGCATTGCTTCCGCAAGGATATACTCGTCTGAATATTCCTGGATATGTGAAATCAGATCCGAATGAGAAATTCCCACTCTTCGGTTATACAGCGGTTGTCTGGAAAGATGGGGAGTTCTATGTTACCGCTGAACAATGCGATGAGCCTGAACGTTGGGATCCGGAAAATTGCGATCGTGATGAACTGAAGATCGAAGTAGATCGACTTCTAACGACATATCCGGAAAATCGTCTGTATAAGCACCTTTCTAATTGTGCACTTGAATATGAATGTCTTACGGCTTCTAACACGTTCTTGAATCGTTGGGAGGGCGGGGTGCCTGTATCATTCTCATGTAATGCTGGCTGTTTCGGATGTATTTCTGAACAACCTGATGATAGCGGATTTGTTGCGCCTCAGACTCGAATGAATTTCAAGCCTCAAGTTGATGAAGTAGCACAGGTTATGCTTGAACATTTGAAACACCCTGATTCTATTATTAGTTTTGGACAAGGTTGTGAAGGTGAACCTTCGACTCAAGTTAAAATAATTGTTGAAGCTATGAAGCAAGTTCGTAGTCAGACTAATCAAGGCTACATTAACATTAACACGAATGCCGGAATTACTGATTTTATCCGTGCTATTGTCGATGAGGGACTTGATCTTATGCGTGTTAGTACGATTAGTGCTGTAGAGGAACATTACAATGCATACTATCGTCCTAGAGGGTACACACTACAAAATGTTGAGAAATCTTTGATCTATGCTGCTGAGCAAGGTGTATATACATCTATTAACTATTTGATCTTCCCAGGAGTTACAGATCGTGAAGAAGAAATAGAAGCAATGATTGATTTCTGTAAACGTACAAAACTTAAAATGATTCAAATGAGGAATCTTAATATCGATCCTGAAAGTTATTTGAATCTTATTCCTAAAGCTAAAGGTGAAATTTACGGTATGAAGCAGATGCTTCAAATATTCCGTGAAGAGTTACCAGACGTAGTTATTGGTTCCTATACTCATGTACCACCAGAGGGATTTAGACGCAAGTAG
- the rho gene encoding transcription termination factor Rho, giving the protein MSDLQIADLENMKLTELYKLAKQYQIPYYGQLKKKELIFAILRAQAEKSGFLFMEGVLEVLPDGFGFLRPINYLPSKEDIYISASQIRKFDLRNGDLVSGKCRLPKDSERYYGLLQVNAVNGESPETAQERLHFPALTALYPDKKLTLETQQNKISTRIMDLLAPVGLGQRGLIVAPPKAGKTLLLKEIANSISTNNPDIELFILLIDERPEEVTDMQRSVKGEVVASTFDELPENHIKVAELVLERALRLVEHKKDVVILLDSITRLARAFNLHVPPSGRTLSGGIDPAAFHRPKRFFGSARNVEEGGSLTILATALIETGSRMDDIIYEEFKGTGNMELHLDRKLAERRLFPAIDIRRSGTRREELLLSKDELEKIWAIRKNMNDSFEFVDQFLKKIKDAENNEQFLMSLDTATDTPKLDKPKQELSGAKRPASSSTTRKPPTRTTQSSQIVK; this is encoded by the coding sequence ATGTCAGATCTTCAAATTGCTGATTTGGAGAATATGAAGTTGACTGAGCTATATAAGCTCGCAAAACAATATCAAATTCCGTATTATGGTCAATTGAAAAAGAAAGAACTAATTTTTGCTATACTACGTGCTCAAGCAGAGAAAAGTGGATTTTTATTTATGGAAGGCGTATTGGAAGTGTTGCCGGATGGTTTCGGCTTCCTACGTCCGATCAACTATTTACCTAGTAAAGAGGATATCTATATCTCAGCCTCTCAAATTCGTAAATTTGATCTGAGAAACGGAGATTTAGTATCGGGTAAATGTAGACTACCTAAAGATAGTGAACGTTATTATGGTCTACTTCAAGTAAATGCAGTTAATGGAGAAAGTCCTGAAACGGCACAAGAACGTTTACACTTCCCTGCACTTACTGCACTTTATCCCGACAAGAAATTAACGCTAGAAACACAGCAAAATAAAATCTCCACTCGTATTATGGATTTATTAGCACCAGTAGGTCTAGGACAACGTGGACTTATTGTCGCTCCTCCAAAAGCAGGTAAGACTCTACTCTTGAAAGAAATTGCCAACAGTATTTCAACGAATAACCCTGATATTGAGTTGTTTATTCTTCTTATTGATGAGCGTCCAGAAGAAGTTACCGATATGCAACGTTCTGTGAAAGGTGAAGTTGTTGCTTCTACCTTTGATGAACTTCCAGAAAATCATATTAAAGTAGCTGAACTTGTACTTGAGCGTGCTTTGCGTCTTGTAGAGCATAAAAAAGATGTTGTCATTCTATTAGATAGTATTACCAGACTTGCTAGAGCTTTCAATCTTCACGTTCCGCCATCTGGTAGAACATTAAGTGGTGGTATTGACCCAGCGGCATTCCATCGTCCTAAACGCTTTTTCGGTTCGGCTCGTAATGTTGAAGAAGGTGGTAGCTTAACTATTTTAGCTACCGCATTAATAGAGACGGGTTCTCGTATGGATGATATTATTTATGAAGAATTTAAGGGTACGGGTAATATGGAGCTTCATCTCGATCGTAAGCTTGCTGAGCGTAGATTATTCCCTGCTATAGATATTCGTCGTTCGGGAACTCGTAGAGAAGAACTGTTACTTTCTAAGGATGAGCTTGAGAAAATATGGGCAATCCGTAAAAACATGAATGATTCCTTCGAATTTGTTGATCAATTCCTGAAGAAAATTAAAGATGCGGAGAATAATGAGCAGTTCTTAATGTCATTGGATACTGCCACCGATACTCCAAAACTAGATAAGCCTAAGCAAGAGTTGTCTGGTGCCAAAAGACCTGCATCATCATCTACTACTCGCAAACCGCCTACTAGAACAACGCAATCCTCTCAAATTGTAAAATAA
- a CDS encoding UDP-N-acetylglucosamine 1-carboxyvinyltransferase: MEKLMIRGGNPLNGTVTISGAKNSAIALLPAAVLAESEVILDNLPNISDVAIYAEILEELGAVVSRKDDEIRINPTHLISKPMPNGNVKKLRASYYLMGALLGRFGEATIGMPGGCNFEPRPIDQHIKGFEALGAVVTNEQGALHIKAEQLRGAKIYLDVASVGATINIMLAASRAIGVTIIENAAKEPEIVDVATLLTAMGAKIKGAGTETIRIEGVSEMKGCRHSVISDRIQAGTYMIAAAATRGNVLIDNVIPKHLEALTAKLQEMGVEVIEYDESIRIIGKQEYNAIDVKALVYPGFPTDMQSPMTSLLTCAVGTSLLSDYVYGTRFKHVPELALMGANIRVEGRTAVIEGGPLRAAKVKAADLRAGAALVVAALTVKDEVTEITNVEYIDRGYDRLVENLSILGAEVWREDS, encoded by the coding sequence ATGGAGAAATTAATGATACGCGGAGGTAATCCACTTAACGGAACGGTAACAATTAGTGGAGCCAAAAATAGTGCGATTGCTTTATTACCAGCAGCAGTTTTAGCTGAATCTGAAGTGATTTTAGATAATTTACCTAACATTAGCGATGTAGCTATTTATGCAGAAATACTCGAGGAATTGGGCGCAGTTGTGTCTCGAAAAGACGATGAAATTCGTATAAATCCTACACATTTAATATCTAAACCAATGCCTAACGGTAATGTCAAAAAGCTTCGTGCATCTTATTATTTGATGGGAGCACTGCTTGGTCGTTTCGGAGAAGCGACTATTGGAATGCCTGGAGGCTGTAACTTTGAACCTCGCCCTATCGATCAACATATTAAAGGTTTTGAAGCGTTAGGTGCGGTAGTGACGAATGAACAAGGCGCTTTGCATATAAAAGCTGAGCAATTACGCGGAGCGAAAATATATCTTGATGTAGCTAGTGTTGGTGCAACGATCAATATTATGCTTGCTGCATCACGTGCAATTGGTGTTACTATTATTGAAAATGCTGCAAAAGAGCCGGAAATCGTTGATGTAGCGACATTATTGACTGCTATGGGTGCAAAGATTAAAGGTGCGGGTACTGAAACTATTCGTATTGAAGGCGTGAGTGAGATGAAAGGTTGCCGTCACTCTGTTATTTCTGATCGTATTCAAGCGGGAACGTATATGATCGCAGCAGCAGCTACTAGAGGAAATGTGTTAATCGATAACGTTATTCCTAAACATCTTGAGGCACTTACTGCCAAATTGCAAGAAATGGGTGTTGAGGTTATCGAATATGATGAATCCATCCGTATTATTGGTAAACAAGAGTATAACGCTATTGATGTGAAAGCACTTGTGTATCCTGGTTTTCCAACTGATATGCAATCTCCAATGACTTCTTTGCTTACTTGTGCAGTGGGTACGAGTTTACTTTCTGATTATGTTTATGGAACTAGGTTTAAACATGTTCCAGAATTAGCGTTAATGGGAGCTAATATTCGTGTTGAAGGTAGAACAGCTGTAATTGAAGGTGGTCCTTTAAGAGCTGCTAAAGTAAAAGCGGCAGATCTTCGTGCTGGTGCGGCACTTGTTGTGGCTGCCCTTACTGTAAAAGACGAAGTCACGGAAATTACTAACGTAGAATATATCGATCGCGGTTATGATCGACTAGTTGAGAATTTGAGTATACTAGGTGCTGAAGTGTGGAGAGAAGATAGCTAG
- a CDS encoding response regulator, producing MVKAIGGRNSLEKQRVLIVDDQNGIRLLLHEVFSSEGYNTFQASNGKIALDIVRNNRPDLVLLDMKIPGMDGLEILKHIKSIDSTIKVIMMTAYGELDMIKKATDLGAVKHFTKPFDIDELRVEVNFQLNYNSTYNSQLAEG from the coding sequence ATGGTGAAGGCTATAGGGGGTAGAAATAGCTTGGAAAAGCAACGAGTACTCATAGTAGATGATCAGAATGGAATTAGACTTCTGTTGCATGAGGTGTTTAGTTCTGAAGGTTATAACACATTTCAAGCGTCTAACGGCAAAATTGCCCTAGACATTGTACGTAATAATCGCCCTGATCTTGTGCTTCTTGATATGAAGATTCCAGGTATGGATGGTCTTGAAATCTTGAAGCATATTAAGTCAATTGATTCTACAATTAAAGTCATCATGATGACAGCCTACGGTGAACTAGATATGATTAAGAAAGCGACTGATCTGGGTGCAGTGAAGCACTTCACAAAGCCGTTTGATATTGATGAACTTCGAGTTGAAGTTAATTTTCAATTGAACTATAACAGTACTTACAACTCACAACTAGCTGAAGGTTAA
- a CDS encoding CTP synthase, with protein sequence MTKYIFVTGGVVSSLGKGITAASLGRLLKNRGLKVTIQKFDPYINVDPGTMSPYQHGEVFVTDDGAETDLDLGHYERFIDINLSKNSNVTTGKIYSNVITKERRGDYLGGTVQVIPHITNEIKERVFRAGKETGADVVITEIGGTVGDIESLPFLEAIRQIKSDIGRDNVMYVHVTLIPYIKAAGEVKTKPTQHSVKELRSIGIQPNIIVCRTEYPLADDLKRKIGLFCDLDTNAVIECRDASTLYEVPLQLQAEGFDEIVLNHLKLDAPPANMVEWTALVDRVKSLKKNVEIAIVGKYVALHDAYLSIVEALNHAGIALDSSISLRWVDAEELTDANVVDKLQGVQGILVPGGFGDRGIEGKISAIRYAREQKVPFFGICLGMQVAVIEYARHVLGLENANSSEINASTPYPVIDLLPDQKDIEDMGGTMRLGLYPCKVVEGTNAYKAYNDELVYERHRHRYEFNNEYREALETAGLVISGTSPDGRLVEMVEVKDHPWFLAVQFHPEFTSRPNRPQQLFQNFVEAALQQ encoded by the coding sequence GTGACCAAATATATTTTTGTAACGGGCGGCGTTGTATCGTCATTAGGTAAAGGGATTACTGCAGCATCTTTGGGAAGACTGCTTAAAAACAGAGGACTAAAAGTTACGATTCAGAAATTTGATCCATATATTAACGTGGACCCAGGAACAATGAGTCCTTATCAACATGGTGAGGTTTTTGTGACTGATGATGGAGCAGAGACAGACCTTGACTTAGGTCACTATGAGCGCTTTATTGATATTAACCTTTCAAAAAACAGCAATGTTACAACAGGTAAAATTTATTCCAATGTTATTACAAAAGAACGTCGTGGTGACTATCTAGGTGGAACGGTTCAAGTTATTCCTCATATTACTAATGAGATTAAAGAACGTGTATTCCGCGCTGGAAAAGAAACGGGTGCTGATGTTGTAATTACTGAAATTGGTGGTACTGTCGGTGATATTGAAAGTCTTCCATTCTTAGAAGCGATTCGTCAAATTAAGAGTGATATTGGCCGTGATAACGTGATGTACGTTCACGTTACGTTAATTCCATATATTAAAGCTGCCGGTGAAGTGAAAACAAAACCGACACAACATAGTGTTAAAGAACTTCGTTCTATTGGTATTCAACCGAATATTATCGTATGCCGTACGGAGTATCCATTAGCAGATGATTTGAAACGTAAAATTGGTCTATTCTGCGATTTAGATACGAATGCAGTGATTGAATGTCGTGATGCTTCTACTTTGTATGAAGTACCATTACAACTTCAAGCTGAAGGTTTCGATGAAATTGTTCTAAATCACTTGAAATTAGATGCTCCTCCAGCAAACATGGTGGAATGGACAGCACTAGTTGATCGTGTGAAATCATTGAAAAAGAATGTTGAAATTGCGATTGTTGGTAAATACGTTGCACTACATGATGCTTATTTGAGTATTGTAGAAGCGTTGAACCATGCAGGTATTGCTCTTGATTCTTCTATCTCACTACGTTGGGTTGACGCAGAAGAACTTACAGATGCTAATGTTGTGGACAAGCTACAAGGTGTGCAAGGTATTCTTGTTCCTGGTGGTTTTGGTGATCGTGGTATTGAAGGTAAAATTTCAGCAATTCGTTATGCACGTGAGCAAAAAGTTCCGTTCTTCGGAATTTGTCTTGGTATGCAAGTAGCAGTTATTGAGTACGCTAGACATGTTCTAGGTCTTGAAAATGCGAACAGTTCTGAGATTAACGCTTCAACTCCATATCCAGTTATTGATCTATTACCAGATCAAAAAGATATCGAAGATATGGGTGGAACAATGCGTCTTGGTTTATATCCTTGTAAAGTTGTTGAAGGAACTAATGCTTATAAAGCATACAATGACGAGCTTGTATATGAACGTCATCGTCATCGTTATGAGTTTAACAATGAGTATCGTGAAGCATTGGAAACAGCTGGGCTTGTTATTTCTGGTACATCTCCAGATGGAAGATTAGTTGAAATGGTAGAAGTTAAGGATCATCCGTGGTTCCTAGCAGTTCAATTCCATCCAGAATTTACATCAAGACCTAATCGTCCTCAACAATTATTCCAAAACTTTGTAGAAGCAGCTCTTCAACAATAA
- the rpoE gene encoding DNA-directed RNA polymerase subunit delta: MSGYTLKLDPERIREMPMVDLAFEVLKAANTPYFYRDLMMEIAKIRGLSEDGINRFIAQVYTEINIDGRFACVGNNVWGLKRWYPVERAEDPVGNTKRTRIINDEDDMDEDEDLYAEEEENYTAEDDEFGAYREEETFSESDEEDATEEDVELDEEDIEDEEISLEEAAEEEYEDFEEEDK; this comes from the coding sequence ATGAGCGGTTACACATTAAAATTGGATCCTGAACGTATTCGCGAAATGCCAATGGTTGATTTGGCATTTGAGGTGCTAAAAGCAGCTAACACGCCGTACTTTTACCGTGATCTAATGATGGAAATTGCAAAAATTCGTGGTCTTAGTGAGGATGGAATCAACAGATTCATTGCTCAAGTGTATACTGAAATCAATATTGATGGACGTTTTGCTTGTGTAGGGAATAATGTTTGGGGCCTGAAACGCTGGTACCCAGTGGAACGTGCAGAAGATCCAGTTGGAAATACCAAACGTACTCGTATTATTAATGACGAAGACGATATGGATGAAGATGAAGATCTTTATGCAGAAGAGGAAGAAAATTACACAGCTGAAGATGATGAGTTTGGTGCTTATCGTGAAGAAGAGACTTTTAGTGAATCTGATGAAGAAGACGCTACAGAAGAAGATGTAGAGTTGGATGAAGAAGACATTGAAGATGAAGAGATCTCTCTTGAAGAAGCTGCAGAAGAAGAATACGAAGATTTTGAAGAAGAAGACAAATAA